A section of the Elizabethkingia anophelis R26 genome encodes:
- a CDS encoding metallophosphoesterase family protein, giving the protein MKRRKFLAKVPLAASALMLGGTATNLLAATQKDKNINLKKKLLLTVAHITDVHLPADPKVMERFVKCLKEVKTKKVDFFLNTGDSIMAVDRDNSTRQEVYDQWNAWDSCIKEIADYDMYSCVGNHDIWWAGGKSDEMYGVPYAAKRLKMPNRYYSAKKGKWHFIMLDGNNSGVTLDPEQMNWLKQELENIPQGEYALIMSHYPILTVTGTFEGGQHKDHVALKDLFYKHKDKVKGCLSGHQHLLDRAWYNDVYYFCNGAMSGFWWGEGDKRSAKPFYYQETPPGYAILKFYDDGTFENEYIVHHY; this is encoded by the coding sequence ACTCAGAAAGACAAAAATATAAATCTGAAAAAGAAACTTTTGTTAACGGTAGCACATATAACAGATGTGCATTTACCTGCTGATCCAAAAGTGATGGAGAGATTTGTGAAATGCCTGAAAGAAGTGAAAACAAAGAAAGTAGATTTCTTTCTGAATACCGGAGATTCTATTATGGCTGTTGACAGAGATAATTCTACACGCCAGGAGGTCTATGATCAGTGGAATGCTTGGGATAGCTGTATCAAAGAAATTGCAGATTATGATATGTACAGTTGTGTAGGAAATCATGATATCTGGTGGGCCGGCGGAAAATCAGATGAAATGTATGGTGTGCCTTATGCAGCGAAAAGGCTTAAAATGCCTAATCGCTATTACAGTGCTAAAAAAGGGAAATGGCATTTTATTATGTTAGACGGTAATAATTCTGGTGTGACATTGGATCCAGAGCAGATGAACTGGTTGAAACAGGAATTAGAAAATATCCCTCAGGGAGAATATGCACTTATTATGTCACACTATCCAATACTTACGGTTACCGGAACCTTTGAAGGTGGACAGCATAAAGATCATGTAGCATTAAAGGATCTTTTCTATAAACATAAAGATAAAGTAAAAGGATGTCTTAGTGGTCACCAGCACCTTTTGGACAGAGCTTGGTACAATGATGTGTACTATTTCTGCAATGGCGCGATGTCCGGATTCTGGTGGGGAGAAGGAGATAAAAGATCTGCTAAACCTTTTTACTATCAGGAAACACCTCCTGGGTATGCAATATTAAAGTTTTATGATGATGGTACATTCGAGAATGAATACATCGTTCACCACTACTAA